A stretch of the Festucalex cinctus isolate MCC-2025b chromosome 20, RoL_Fcin_1.0, whole genome shotgun sequence genome encodes the following:
- the ccl20b gene encoding C-C motif chemokine 20b, producing the protein MEGRTVYLFAALLILIAFTGNTHSASCCLRHIKPKRRLPCQRVLGYTYQSMGKSCDINAVILHLPGSFLCVKPTASWTQRAMRCVDERRRNNAEALQRFANITAAA; encoded by the exons ATGGAAGGCCGCACCGTTTATCTGTTCGCCGCACTCCTCATCCTCATCGCCTTCACCGGCAACACGCATTcag CCAGCTGCTGTCTTAGACACATCAAGCCGAAGCGGCGGTTGCCATGCCAACGTGTGCTGGGCTACACCTACCAGTCCATGGGAAAGTCCTGCGACATCAACGCCGTGAT CCTCCACCTCCCAGGAAGCTTTTTGTGCGTCAAGCCCACGGCGAGCTGGACCCAACGAGCGATGCGTTGCGTCGA CGAGCGCAGGAGGAATAACGCGGAAGCCCTCCAGAGATTTGCCAACATCACAGCAGCAGCATAA
- the tlr22 gene encoding toll-like receptor 22, producing the protein MKMDIEGFRNRQPSRFILCIVFCLAAKSCSGYVLKDCRITNDNAICSASRLQAVPRDIPAWVKTFDLAVNKISKIRAGDFINHTVLMELDLKRNNVSQIEKGAFTCLNSLRKLNLNNNRLTQLADVFDGLSNLSELRLTSNRITTVATSSLRPLTNLIFLDLSFNRLQHLTNVHYAIQHLPNLRYLILKKIGVTIFRSWELTNGTVSFAYLDLSQNYIDVFRISANVFQNLTWLNIGGSPRTRKLSWEIGEPAALSRLTTLDIGGLNLAPKDARALFQSVNFSLSTLRMNAMKSSLRELLNMSCTVPTLTRLQLRRNKLRLLDAGLLGPCSSITLVELDFADNHMRNVADDSFRAFPGLRSLTLSQNSLSAVPAAVRNLTNLLELDLSSNNISSLACEDFSKLGKLRVLGLYQNHISSVMPCVFKDLTNLQVLKLQANRITKLNAAFKIYLPNLRQLKLDKNRLTAIEKGAFEGLRSLQNLSMQSNQLQKLENGSFVGLTLLTDILLQSNELQETEITTGVFNDLVNLRRLSLLDNRIKYKSSSALASGPLSRLSRLETLAMAGQHSRGRSQLPRNFLQGLSSLLIFDTRNVQLASLHQDTFKHTPSLQKLDISANELSDISPRLFEPIQNLRSLYISRTSLQSLDFLKEANLTKLEFLQARRNQYSVITEEQMSSLPALIYLDLQGNTFLCDCDNTWFLQWLNKTQTQVYDADNFVCNYPLHLKGMKLLDLDVRSCSVDVEFIYFISTTCAVLLFQLSAFTYHFLRWQLAYAYHLFLALLYKRKYRKQQPDCLYDAFVSYNAHDEEWVFTEMLPKLEEEQGWRLCLHHRDFEPGKPIIENITEAIYASRKTICVISRKYLESEWCSREIQVASFRLFDEHKDVLILVFLEDISVWELSPYYRMRKLLKKWTFLSWPRAAQCTHLFWEKLRQALTSRDDAGAELLLLTVEGRK; encoded by the exons ATGAAGATGGACATTGAAGGGTTTAGAAATAGACAACCTTCGCGGTTTATCCTTTGCATTGTTTTCTGTCTGGCCGCGAAGTCGTGCAGCGGATACGTACTGAAGGACTGCCGAATCACCAATGACAACGCCATTTGTTCGGCCAGCAGACTACAAGCCGTCCCTCGGGACATCCCGGCGTGGGTCAAAACCTTTGACTTGGCGGTAAACAAAATATCCAAGATCCGAGCAGGCGATTTCATCAATCACACGGTCCTGATGGAGTTGGACCTGAAGCGCAACAACGTTTCACAGATCGAAAAAGGTGCCTTTACCTGCCTGAACTCGCTCCGAAAGTTGAATCTCAACAATAACCGGCTGACGCAACTGGCAGATGTTTTTGACGGTTTGAGCAACCTGAGCGAGCTGAGACTAACGAGCAATCGCATAACAACTGTGGCCACTTCCTCCCTTAGGCCCCTTACAAATTTGATCTTCTTGGACCTGTCATTCAACCGACTgcagcacttgacaaatgtTCACTATGCAATCCAGCATCTACCAAATCTGCGGTACCTGATTCTCAAGAAAATCGGTGTAACCATTTTCCGGTCTTGGGAGCTGACCAATGGCACCGTGAGCTTTGCATACCTGGATTTGTCCCAAAATTACATTGATGTCTTCAGGATCAGTGCCAACGTTTTCCAAAACCTCACGTGGCTCAACATCGGCGGTTCACCGAGAACGCGGAAGTTATCGTGGGAGATTGGCGAACCGGCGGCGCTCAGCCGGCTGACCACGCTCGATATCGGCGGGCTTAACTTGGCGCCGAAAGACGCCAGAGCGCTTTTTCAGAGCGTCAACTTCTCGCTGAGCACTCTCCGGATGAACGCGATGAAAAGCAGCCTCAGGGAACTGCTCAACATGTCCTGCACCGTCCCGACGCTGACTCGCCTGCAGCTCAGACGCAACAAGCTTCGGCTGCTTGATGCCGGTCTTCTTGGGCCCTGCTCCTCCATCACGCTCGTCGAATTGGACTTTGCTGACAATCACATGAGAAACGTTGCCGACGACTCCTTCAGAGCCTTTCCGGGTCTCAGGAGCTTGACTCTCAGCCAGAACAGTCTGTCGGCGGTCCCAGCTGCCGTTAGGAATCTGACAAATCTTCTGGAACTGGACCTGAGCTCCAACAACATCAGCTCACTAGCTTGCGAAGACTTTTCAAAGCTGGGCAAACTCAGGGTGCTCGGCCTTTATCAGAACCACATATCGAGCGTGATGCCTTGCGTCTTCAAAGATCTGACCAACCTTCAGGTCCTCAAATTGCAGGCAAACCGAATCACAAAACTGAACGCCGCTTTTAAAATCTACTTGCCGAACCTTCGACAGCTGAAACTGGATAAGAATCGGCTCACCGCTATCGAAAAGGGAGCATTTGAGGGCTTGCGGTCTCTCCAGAACTTATCAATGCAGAGCAATCAACTCCAAAAGCTTGAGAACGGTTCTTTCGTCGGCCTGACACTGCTCACCGACATTTTGCTGCAATCTAACGAGCTCCAAGAGACCGAGATAACCACAGGCGTGTTCAACGATCTCGTCAATTTAAGAAGGTTGAGTTTGTTGGACAATCGCATCAAGTACAAGAGCAGTTCGGCGTTGGCCTCGGGGCCGCTTTCTCGCCTTTCTCGCCTGGAAACTCTGGCCATGGCTGGCCAACACAGCAGAGGCCGGTCCCAGCTGCCTCGCAACTTTCTGCAGGGTTTGTCCAGCCTTCTTATTTTTGACACGAGGAACGTCCAACTTGCCTCCTTGCACCAGGACACCTTCAAGCACACGCCTTCCCTTCAGAAGCTGGACATCAGCGCCAATGAGCTCTCTGATATCTCTCCCAGGTTGTTTGAGCCCATCCAGAACCTCCGCAGCCTCTACATTTCAAGAACCTCTCTTCAGTCGCTAGATTTCCTGAAGGAGGCCAACCTTACCAAACTCGAGTTCCTACAAGCACGGAGGAACCAGTATTCAGTCATCACGGAGGAACAAATGAGTTCCCTCCCGGCTCTGATCTATTTGGATCTTCAAGGGAACACGTTCTTATGCGATTGTGACAACACGTGGTTCCTCCAGTGGCTGAACAAAACCCAAACCCAAGTATATGATGCCGATAACTTTGTATGCAACTACCCCCTGCACCTTAAAGGCATGAAGCTGCTAGACCTTGACGTCCGATCCTGCTCGGTCGACGTGGAGTTCATCTACTTTATCTCTACCACGTGCGCCGTCCTCCTGTTCCAGTTGTCGGCCTTTACTTACCACTTCCTGCGATGGCAGCTGGCCTACGCCTATCACCTCTTCCTGGCTCTACTGTACAAGAGGAAGTACAGGAAGCAGCAGCCCGATTGTCTCTATGACGCTTTTGTCTCTTACAACGCCCACGATGAAGAATGGGTCTTCACGGAGATGCTGCCCAAACTCGAGGAAGAGCAAGGCTGGAGGTTGTGCCTGCACCACCGAGACTTTGAGCCAG GGAAGCCCATCATAGAAAACATCACCGAGGCCATCTACGCCAGCAGAAAAACCATCTGTGTGATCAGTCGCAAGTATCTGGAGAGCGAGTGGTGCTCCAGAGAGATTCAGGTGGCCAG TTTTCGGTTGTTTGATGAGCACAAGGATGTTCTCATTCTGGTCTTCCTGGAGGACATTTCCGTGTGGGAGTTGTCTCCTTACTACCGCATGAGGAAGCTTCTGAAGAAGTGGACCTTCCTGAGCTGGCCCCGTGCGGCCCAGTGCACTCACCTCTTCTGGGAGAAACTCCGGCAGGCTCTGACCTCCAGAGACGACGCCGGTGCGGAACTGCTACTCCTCACCGTGGAGGGCAGAAAATGA